The genomic stretch GCTAGAACCGTCGTTTCCTGTGATAATGACTTCCAGGAAGTAACCGATATTAAATGCCAAGGAGAATCCTTCATCTGATAAGATGAGACAATACTTTCCCTGCCATCGAATCCTACTTTTAAACTTTCATACCCTTTCGAAAAAGACTTTTCTTGTTCCATCAGTTCTGACATATGCTGACCTTGGTACGTTCTTGAAGGATCATAGACGATGAGTCCATCATCATTTACCATCATAAAATGAGTATCCTGCGCACCGCTCATACTGAGATTTCGAAAAATCCGATCAATTTCCCAATTCTGAATTTGTACTACAAGAATGCCGATGTTTTGGAAATAACTTAGTTCTTTTATTAGTCTGATCTGAGTAAATACAGGTTCGTTTCCTGTGAATTCCGGATATTCAAATGGTGCAATCCACCTAGGAACTCCGTTTAACTGCTTCACTTCATTGTATATGGCATGTTTTTTGAATTCATCAAAAGATAAGGTATTGAAATTTTCCTTTGTAAAAATAGATACAATCCGGTTCCCAGGTGCTGGTTGAAGATTATATAAAAACGCATAACTGATTGCCGGATAATTATATAGAAGACTGCGAAAATTCCGCTGACTTGCATTCAGAGATAATTGATCTCCTTCTCCAAGATTCACTGGATTATCAGCAATAAGAGCCATATGAAAGACGGACGATGCAATTCCATTATCCGTCACATTATTCATCTCGCGAAATACGTTCTCTATGCTGTAGCTGATAGATTTAAGGGAATACTCGGCCTGCTCGCTATATTTTTTCTCAATCGTATGAGAAGTAACGAGAAACGTTCCGATCCCCATCACGCACATGGGAATGACAATGAGAGAAAGAAACGCCATATAAAGTTTCATTCTTAGATTCATTCGGCATTTCTCCCTATATCATCTTTCTCAAACAGTACCCCTTTAGCCTTTCACGCTGCCTGCTGTAACGCCCTCGATAATTTGCTCTTGCAATACAGCATAGATAATAATGACAGGCACTACACTGTATACAATACCTGCGGACATCTGGGCATAGTTCATCTGATATTGATCTCGGAACTGAACCATACCTACTGGAAGCGTGCGGAGCGTGTCTGTAGATAAAAAATAGTTAGCAAGCAAAAACTCATTCCAATTCCCAAGAAAGTTAACAATGAAAACGGTAACAATCGCAGGAATAGTAAGAGGTAAAACTATCCTAGCAAAAATACCAGGAGCTCTCAACCCATCCATGACCGCAGCTTCTTCAATTTCACTAGGAAGTGATCGCATGAATGCCGCTAAAATAATAATAGTGAAAGGCAGCGCATTTGCGATGTAAGGAATGATAAGCGCTAAGTGCGTGTCTAGAATGTTCATTTTTCGTACAAGTAGATAAATAGGCAGCATAAGCGAGTTGTTCGGAATAAGCATGCCAACGAGAATAAGACTGAAGAGTGCTACATTCCATCTGCCGTGCTTCATCCTCGTTACTGCAAAAGCAAACATAGCACCAAGCAGAATGGATATAACCGAAGCTAAGATGGAGATATACATGCTATTGAAAAAATACGTCCCAATCTTGGCGTTCACCCAAGTTTCTACATAGTTAGTAAACACAAATTCTTTTGGAAATCCAAATGGATTTCGTGCAATCTCATTATTATCTTTCTTAACAGAAGAGAAAATAACGAACAAAAAGGGAAATAGAATAACCAGCAAATAACTAAATAAAAAAATATGAGGGATTGATTTTTTTAGTGGGGTCATCTTAGTATTCAATCCTTTCACTACGGCGAGCGATAAACAGCTGATAAAGTGCCGTTAGAATCAGTGTAAAGATAAAGATGAGTACGGCAATCGTGTTACCATAACCGTATTTAAAGTTTGTGATTGCATACTTGATCATATAAGTTGCCAGTACATCTGTGGAGCCTGCCGGTCCGCCTTTGGTCATAACGATAACGATATCCGCAGCTTTCATTGCCCCTGCAATGGATAACATGATCACTACAGAGATGATAGGTTTAATTAAGGGAAGTGTTATAGAAAGCGCACGTTGCAACCGTGTTGCACCATCAATTTCTGCAGCTTCATCCAAATCACGCGGTATAGACAGAATGGCTGCGAGTACCATAATGATATAAAAACCCGTCCACTGCCAAGCATTCGTTAACAGAATAGAGAACATGGCGTACTTTTCATCAGATAACCAGTACAAAGGTTCGATCCCAATGAGGCCAAGCAGCTTGTTTAAGAGGCCGATATTCGGTTCATATATAAACCCCCACAGGATTCCAATGACAGCAGTAGACATAATCGAAGGCAGAAAAACGGCTGTTTTATACAAGCCTTTTAGTTTCTTGACGTTTGCAATTAACAGGGAGAAAAAAAT from Paenibacillus polygoni encodes the following:
- a CDS encoding carbohydrate ABC transporter permease, producing the protein MTPLKKSIPHIFLFSYLLVILFPFLFVIFSSVKKDNNEIARNPFGFPKEFVFTNYVETWVNAKIGTYFFNSMYISILASVISILLGAMFAFAVTRMKHGRWNVALFSLILVGMLIPNNSLMLPIYLLVRKMNILDTHLALIIPYIANALPFTIIILAAFMRSLPSEIEEAAVMDGLRAPGIFARIVLPLTIPAIVTVFIVNFLGNWNEFLLANYFLSTDTLRTLPVGMVQFRDQYQMNYAQMSAGIVYSVVPVIIIYAVLQEQIIEGVTAGSVKG
- a CDS encoding carbohydrate ABC transporter permease, whose product is MNKSLRNPLVYILFIFPALLLFFMFFIYPIFSSIYYSFTSWNGVSANPKFIGFSNYLKALEDERFWESAKNNGWFIVFSCFIQVPLIIFFSLLIANVKKLKGLYKTAVFLPSIMSTAVIGILWGFIYEPNIGLLNKLLGLIGIEPLYWLSDEKYAMFSILLTNAWQWTGFYIIMVLAAILSIPRDLDEAAEIDGATRLQRALSITLPLIKPIISVVIMLSIAGAMKAADIVIVMTKGGPAGSTDVLATYMIKYAITNFKYGYGNTIAVLIFIFTLILTALYQLFIARRSERIEY